ATTCCAACTAATAACAAAATTATCATTAGCCGGGTTTTTAAACTTTTAAATTGCATAATAACTCCTTTGGTGAAATCTCTCCGTATTCTTGAATAAATTCCTCATCTATATTTTTTTATACAACATTCAATTCTATTATGTAATTATCTCGAATTCAAATTAAGTGCGGGTAAATAATATTACACAGTTGCAATATTAAGTAGCTACTTACGGTTGCCATAAAAAATGCACAAGGAAATCACTGTTTCCCCATGCATTTAATCCTGCTATTGACCAAATTCCGTTACGAATTCAGAAAGCTCTTTACGTACTCTTACATTTGGCACATTATCGTAATAACCGAACTGGAACATCGAAATGACACGCTCATGTGGCTGTGCGTTTAATGCTTCCCGGAATTTCGGGTTGTCTAAGAAGCCCGGTGTTTTCCAGCACGTGCCGATGCCTTTTTCCCATGCCAGCAGTTGCACATTTTGCAAATAGCAAGCGGCTGCCGCATAGTCTTCCAATCGTTCTTTTTGACGAACATCTTCTGTCACAAGCACAAATGCATACGCACCGGCCAATGTGAATTTTTTCATTTGTATTTCAAGCGCATCTTCTGAAAGCTCCTGCCATTTCGGAACTGCAAGGTCTCGAAGCAGTTCATGTACTTTTGGCAGCTGCTCCTCTGCACCTACTACAATGCGCCATGGCTGACGGTTGCCGTGATTCGGTGCCCATTTTGCATCATCTAGAATTTCCATTACCGCCTTTTTGTCAACTTGTTGTCCGTTAAACAGTTTAATCGAACGGCGTTGTAATACTGCGTCTCTTACTGATAAAGTCATCGCCAAATCCTCCTTCAATTACTACTATTACATTAGCATGAATGATCTACATTTAACATATTACAGTGAGGATATCCTTTTAAAAAGGTTCATTATGAGGCAGGTTACCACAACTCGGTTAAGGAACGAGTTAAACAGGCGTGAAAACTCCGCTTATTCCTTTCCTCTCCCTAAACTTACTCAAAACTCATCTTCAATATGGTAATAATAGTACTGCATGTTCGGAGTATAGGCAGTGGAATCTTCATACGTATAAAGGCGGTCACTGCTGTTGGAGGTATGAGCATTTACATACGGAACCCCCTGCTCAATTCGCGTCACAATTGTACTGTGATCTATACGGCCATCCCCCGTAAAATCGTAAAAAATGAGATCCCCGAGTTCCAGTTCACTTGCAGAGTTTACCCTTGTTGCGCGTAAGCCTTGTGTGGACGTTTCCAAATACCAGCGAAGGGAGTGTGCAACAGACCAGCTATAACTCCAGCGCTCCGGTTGTCCGATCATCCACCAGCCTTGCCCTCGATTCGGTGCCCCTCGCATTGGAGCCCCTCCAGCACGTAAACATTGGGAAATAAAGTTCGTACAGTCATCCCGAAATACCGGATATTCAGGATTAAAGCTGTCCCACCATCTATTTGCATAAGCAACAGCAGCCATCCGATTATAAGCAGGCAACGATCTTCTCCTTTTTTCACAGCGTATGTCGAGTACTTTCTAATTATGAAAGAGTTGTGAATGTAGAGCAAAAATCCCCTGTTTTTGTAAATCTTTGATACAATTATTTTATTGAAATTATGAAACGGTTAGGGGGAATTATGATGACACAACATGCAGAAAGGGAAATTTTTCTTCCTATAGCCCTTTGCGATAAAAAAGGTAATTTAAATCCGGAAGCAATCGGTTTTGCACGTAGACCTATAATCGACAGTAATTTGTCAGGGCATTTTATGCGCAAGAAAAAATGGAATTACTGGTGTGTATATGGTGAGGAAATTTTATTTTCCGTGACAATCAGTCATATGGATTACGCGGCTGTATGCTTTGTTTATTTCCTCGAATACGAAACACAACGTTACTTTGAAAAAACAATTTTAATTCCGCTTGGGGCAAAAGTAAAAATGCCGACACAAGTGCTGGAAACAATTCAATATAAAAATTCTGAAATGTCCATTCAACTTACATACTTCAACCGCGAGACCCATTTAACAGTGACCGCGCCTGATTTTGACGGGGACCCATTACATGCAGAGTTGACGATTGCACACCCGAAAGACGATGACTCCCTCAATGTAGTCATTCCATGGAATCGTCGAACATTCCAATTCACGGCGAAACATCACACGTTACCAACTACTGGAACTGTAAAAATCGGGAACCGCACGTTCACGTTCACACCTGAAGAAAGCTTTGCTGTCCTCGATTATGGCCGCGGTGTATGGCCTCGGGAAGCAACTTGGAACTGGGGCATGGCATCACAGCGCGTACGTGGGCAGCGGATTGGGTTAAACTTTGGCGGTAAATGGACAGATGGAACAGGCATGACCGAAAATGCTATCTTTATCGACGGTGAAATGGCGAAAATTCATGAAGATGTTTTATTTCACTATGATCGCACTAATTTCATGCATCCGTGGACGATCAAAACGAAATTTAGCGGACGCGTCAACTTAACTTTCACGCCATTTTTTGAACGTGTGGCAGAAACGAATGCGAAACTCATCGTTTCCTCTGTCCATCAGATGGTCGGTTATTACGATGGATTTATTCAACTCGACGATGGCAAAACACTGCATATCCAGCAAATGCTTGGCTGCATTGAAGAACATGTTGCAAAGTGGTAACGCGTTAGGGGGAAAAATTTAATGACTGCTCAGGATTTTAAGCAGGAACAACAGCGTCTGCACGAAACGATCCATTATATGGACCAGATTTTAAATAGCTCGAAAAAAGATATTGAAACGGCACAGGAAAATATCCGTACTGCGATGGCCAATGTGGAATATTTGGACTCCAGTGACAGCTTCCTGAATATTTTAATGAATACACGTTTTTTCGAGCTTGCCCGTAATCAAAAAGAAGGGTTGGAAGCGATTCGGCAAAAACCGTATTTTGCGCGAATCCATTTCCAGCGTGAAAACGAAAACGAGGAGTTTCTTTATATCGGAAAGACTTCACTTTTTCATAGTGAGACCCATGAACCGATTATTGTTGACTGGCGCTCCCCTGTCGCAAATGTCTATTACGATGGCCGCCTTGGCGATATTTCTTATGATGTCCGGGATGAAACACATTCCGGTCATTTGTTTGCCAAGCGCCAGTATAAAATTGAAAACGGCGAGCTGATCAACTTTCGCGACGTCGATTTAACAACAAATGATGAGCTCCTGCAAGAAGCGCTGGAAGGAAAAGCCGATGTCCGGTTAACTGAAATCGTCTCCACTATCCAGAAAGAACAAAATGAAATTATTCGCGCACATCTACGTCAGCCAATCCTTGTACAAGGTGCAGCAGGTTCAGGGAAAACAACGATTGCCCTGCACCGGATTTCTTATTTCCTTTATACAATGGGCGAGCATTTCAATCCTGAACAGTTGATGATTCTTGCACCAAACCGGTTATTTATCGACTATATTGCCGATGTATTACCGGAACTTGGCGTCGATAAAATTTGCCAAACAACGTATGCGCAATATGTACTTGATGCACTGAATCTGAAACTGAAACTGCAAAATCCGAATGAACAGCTCGAGCAGCTCATTGCGAACCCTTCCGTACAGCAAGAGAGTGCTCTGATAGCGAAAACAAAAGGCAGTCCATTTTATGAGCTTATGATGAACCGCTATATCGAGCACCATGAACAGAAGCTTGCTTTATTGTTTGATGATGTATTTATTGAAAAATACCGCATTATGAAGGGCGAACATTTACGAAAGCTGTTTTTGGTGGAATTTCATTATATGCCTGTCGAAAAACGGCTTGAACGCATTAAAAAGGTTATTCAAACAGAGGTGAAGCGGAAAACGGCAGCAGTGCTCGCGACATTGAATACGCGCTATGAAGATGCAATAGGCCGTGCACTGAGTGGTATGCGTGACGCAGACAAACGCCGTCGTACAGTCACAAAGCTCATTGATGAACGGGATGCCCGCATTCCAAAAATTAAGCAGGAAGCAAAATCCGTTGCAACAGTCTATATGAAAAAATTCCAGAAAGTAAAAGTGAAACAGATGTACCGTGAGCTTTTGACGAATCGCGCATTGCTGGGTGAAGTTGCTCCTGAATGGCCTTTGGAAGAAGTCGCACATTTTATAAAAGCGCATCAGAAAGAACGTTGGGTGCTGGAGGATTTGGCGGCCCTTTACTTTTTACAGGCTAAAATTAAAGGTATCGATGACAAGTGGAAAATGCGCGTCGTTTTTATCGATGAGGTACAGGATTACAGCTATTTTCAACTTGCTGCACTAAAAGCGGGCCTTGAAACGGATATGTTCACAATGGTTGGCGATCTTGCACAAGGAATCCATAGCTACCGGTCCCTGACAGAGTGGCAGCCGGTACTCTCTCTATTCCCGCGCGCAACGTATGCAACACTGCAAAAAAGTTACCGAACAACAATTGAAATTATGGATGTTGCCAATGAAATTCTGATGCAGATGGATGAAGATTTACCACTTGTTGAACCTGTTGTCCGTCATGGGAAAATACCAGAATTTATTGCCGCCGAAAGTTTTGATGCGGCTATAATTCAAGACGTGCTTGTAAAAATCCGCGACAATCAGCATCAATCCATTGCACTCATTTGTAAAACGACTGATGAAACCGTTCAGTTAATAGAACAGCTTGAAAACTCGGATATCCCTGCTCAGCTGCTCGATGAAAATTCAGCAATCGATCAGCAAAAGCTTCTTGTTATTCCAAGTCACTTGGCAAAAGGCTTAGAGTTTGATGCAGTTATTCTCACGTCATTTGACACACCTTATGATGATAATCCGCTTGACCGGAAACTGCTCTATGTTGCCTTAACCCGTGCCATGCATGAGCTTTATCTAATCGGTCCATCGAAAGAGGCTTTTTTGATGAAGTGAGTAAGGTACTAACTTAAAAGCACCAATCGCAGTTATGCAATGCGATTGGTGCTTTATTTTTAGTGATAAATGAGTCGAACGTTTACTTTGTAAGCACTTGAATTACCGCCTACAATCCAATATAAATGTAATAATCAAGCTGGGATGACTTCATAAAGCCGGCTTTTTCGTATACATGAAGGGCTGCCATATTTTCTACTTCCACATCGAGTAAAATTGTCTTGTCACCTGAACGGAGCGAATAATCTTTCACTAAATTTAAAATCTGAGTGCCAATCCCTTGGCGTTGTCTCTTCGGGGAAACCGCAAATGCCGTAATCCATTGCACTTCGCCTTCTTTGCGGGTCGTCACTGTTCCAACAACTTCACCATCAATTTCAGCTGTCCACATGACTAGGCCTTCAGTCGTTGTATTAAATTCGATTAGTTCCAATGATTCCTCACGAATATCGCCGAATGCATCACTGAAAATCGCGACAAGTGCTTCTGTGTCCTTTTGCATAAACGGGCGTAAAGTAACAGGCCCCTCTTTTTGCAGAACTTCTGCACGGGCTTCCAATGTTGCTTCAGAAAAACTGTATAAATACCCGTTCTTTTGAAGAAATTCTTTGCCGTAATGTGAGCCTTCCACGATTAATGCAAGCTCCCCTTCACTTTCACGCATCGCCAATCCTTCTTTCAGCACGTTCAATATTGCCGTACCAATTCCAAGTTGACGATACATCGGTGCAACGAGCATCGACCATTCATACGTATTTAATCCCATCAAATCGACTGCAGTACCTGCTCCGACCAGCAAATTCTTTTCATCATCATATACAAGTACATAAAATCCCCGCATATCATAGCTTTTCGCTATCGGTAAATTCATGACTTGATTTAATAGTACGCCATCACAAACGGCCGCTGTTTTACATAATTTCTGTACTTCTTCATATGTTTCTTCATCTAAAGGAAACGACACTGTTATTGCCGATAAATTCATTCTTTCTACTCCAATTCTAACTACTATAATTTCTTTATTTTAGTAAAGCTATCGAAATAACGCAATACTCGCGCATGAATCCGTTCAATTTATCTTTCCACAAATATTATTTCCGTTAAAAATAAAATAACTTCATGATACAATTTTTCTAGTAAAGATGCATAAATTTAACTACTTATTACCCAATAATAAGGTATAATAATCCTATGCGTGATTATTTTTCACAAATAAAAATTCATCTTAAATGACTAAACTATGTTATTTAATTATAATTGCAATATGAATTAATTAATTAAGGAGACTTAACTTATGACAAAAGAACAAATCTATTCTACTAGTACTGAGCCACTACTAGATACCCCTTTTCCTTCTTTTGTACTTTTACCTAATGGTACACTCGTTCATGGAAATCTCCGTCAATTAGACTATCCAACACAAGAGACAAAAGAACTAATTGGAAATTCCATACACGACACGCTATTTTCAGAAGTAGGTGACTACGTCATTGAATCCATTTTAACAAGTTCGGTAACGTTATGTTTGCACAACATTCCTCTTTCACTGAAAGGTCAATCTTCCAAAACTTGCACTCTTTATACGAAGCCGACTGTCTATGGAAAAAAGGAAGCAATTTTTGTTCTTTGTATTCCAAATGAAGAAGTTCGTTTAATGGATGAAGAACAGCAGCATTTAGTCGACCTTAAAAACGGGATCCACCAATCATTCATGACCGTTACACTTGACCAGGACGGCTTTATTACTCAAACAAATCAGCCATTCTTAACAGCAAGCCGCTGGACACCAAAACGGGTCATCGGGAAAACATTGTGGCAATTGTTCCCGCAAAATCCCGAATCAGAAAAAGTTGTCCTGGAAATTTGGAAAACGTTGCAAAACGGACAAGTTTGGCAAGGTGAAGTTGAGAAATTGACAAAGGATGAGCAGCTTTACTGGGTACATTTAACAGCGATTCCGATGATGGGCCAAACATCTGAAAAGAACGAGTATTTACTGATTGAGCGGAATATTACAAAAGAGAAAAAGATTCAGTTCCAGCTGGAGAAAATCGCATATATCGATACAGAAACTGGAATGATGAATGTCCACCGTCTGGAAAAAATCATTGGGGAAATGATTGAAGAAGAGCGCCATTTTTCATTCGTTTACTTAAGTATCGATAAGTTTTATACAATTAAGGATTTACATGATGGCGTAGCCGGAAATTCACTTATCTTAGAATTTACGAAACGCATGAAAATGTATTTCCAAGATAGTACGATGGCTCGGATTAATGAAAGTGAATTTGTCGTAATTACACCATTACCAGAATGGTTTACACAAGGTTTCCTGAATTATTTACAGCAAAATCCAATCTACAGCGGTAACGTAGCAGTTCCACTTTCATTAAGCGGCGGGATTACACGCTTCCCGGAAGATCAAATGACATTCTCTCAATTAATGAAGGCTTCATTGGCTACGATCGCTTCTGTACGCAGTGCGGGCGGTGACAGCATCGTCTCATTATCAAAATCCTCACATGCTGCATTAAACCGTAGATCAATTGTTGAAAAACGATTACTGCTTGCATTAGATCAGAAAAACCTGCATGTTCTATACCAGCCTCAACTAGATTTAAGAAGCGGTAAAATTACTGCTGTCGAAGCATTAGTCCGTTGGGATGATGAAGAAATCGGCGCTGTATCACCTGATGAACTGATCCCTATCGCGGAGGAGACAGGTCTCATTAATAATATTGGTTCGTTTATGCTGGAAAAAGCATGTGAACAAGCGGTCCTATGGAAAAATGCGGGCCACCCGATTAAAGTTAGCATCAACTCTTCTGTACGCGAGTTTCGTGATAAAAATATGGCCAAGTCCATTTTGGAAACACTTGACCGTACCGGGTGTCCGGCAAATTTACTACAAATTGAAATTACCGAAAAGTTTGCATTGGAAGCTGAAGCTGAAACAGGCATTATTAAGCAAATGCGTACACTTGAAAATGAAGGTATTGTCTTTGCGCTTGATGACTTCGGTACAGGTTACGGCTCGTTCCGTTACATGCAGCTTCTGCCAATTTCAATTTTAAAAATTGACCAGACATTTATCCGCTCGCTGAAATCGGAAAAAAACCAGCAGCTCGTAAACGGTATGGTACAGCTAGGAAAATCAATGAATCTGACAGTCGTTGCAGAAGGTGTAGAAACTGAAGAACAAATGCAGTTCCTGACAGGCATCGGCTGTGAGGTCATCCAAGGTTACTTCGTAAGCAAACCAAGCTCTACAGAAGAAATTTCTTCGTTATTAGGATAAATAAAAGCTCGTAAGGCAACTGATGATCAGTGCTTTACGAGCTTCTCTTTTTTACTTTTGTAAAGGATTGAATCGAAGTTCTTCCCTTTCTCATTATACGCAGGATAATCTGCATCATTACTTCCGCAAATACAAGTCCCATTGCAATCGCGCCAGAAATCATAAATGCCCGCATGCCATTTTCCAGACCTGCAATATAGTCGAGCTCCATCACATTTCGCATCGTACTGTATGCAATGCCTCCAGGTACAAGCGGAATAATTCCGGATACACTAAATATAATCATCGGCATCCTAAACTTGCGCGCAAAGAAATATGCTACTAATGAAACGACAAATGCACCAAGAAAGGATGCGCGAACATCATCCAGTCCGCTTTCGAACAGAACATAATATACTGCCCATCCTACAGCACCGACGAAACCACATGCCGGGATTGTTTTGATCGGGGCATTAAAAATGACACCAAAACAGGCGGTCGCAATAAAACTGATAACAATTTGAGCTAAAACATGCTCCATCAACTAACGCTCCCCTCCAATCGATCATACCTTGAAATGATCGCACTCCGAATTGATTCAAAATTTATAGCGAAAGCACAAGCGCAACACCTGAACCAATCGCAAACGCTGTTAAAAAGGCTTCGGCACCTTTTGCCATCCCTGCCGTGAAATGTCCTGCCATTAAATCGCGGACTGCATTCGTAATGAGCAGACCCGGTACTAGTGGCATGACCGAACCGATAATGATTTTGTCTATTTCCGTACCAACATTAAAATGCACTGCGAGATAGGCAATAGCTCCCACTCCTACCGATGCTAAAAACTCAGAGAAGAATTTAACGCGGGTCATATTATGAAGAATCGTCACAATATACAAACCGACACCTCCTGCAACAAAAGCAGCCGGGATATCAGAAATCGTTCCTTCAAACAGCAATAAAAAGGCACTGCTCGCTAAACATGCCGCTAAAACTTGAACGGAAATTGGGAGGAAATAATTTGTTTTTTCTATCTTCTTTAACTCGTCATACGCCTGCTCTAATGTTATCATTTGAGATGTAAGCTTACGCGAAACATTGTTTACAAGCACAATTCGATGTAAATCTGTAATTCGCGTTGGAATCGATGTAATTTGTGTAGGCTGTGTTTTACCTAGAGAGAAAATAATACCTGTCGGCGTAACATAGCTTTGTGCATTCATCATATTTTGAGAACGGGCCATTCTTAGCATCGTATCTTCCACTCGATATGTTTCAGCACCGCTTTCAATCATAATACGACCAGCAAGCAAAAAGCAGTCGAGCGCCAGTTCAGTATTTTCAGCATTCATTCAAGGGACCCCCTTCCACTTCTTAGCTCATATTACTTGAAGCAATCGGAAAATAATAGTCTTTTTTCGTACAATTTATGCTGACAGAACAGTGTATTTCCTTAAAATTTACAATGACCTTCATTCTGGATAAAGATAATAGATTACCCCAATTAGAAAGGAACCCGGTACATCATGACGAACCCTTACAGAAAACGGCGTGGTCCTTGGATTGACTTACTTCTTATTGGCGCCATCGGTTTTTTAGGTGCCATTATTGTTTTTTTAACTTTTTTAAGCGATGATCCAATTTTCCGACCCAGCGACAAAACATCCGCTAAAGAACATACGATCACAGAGGAAGCATCAAAATTTCCCGGTGTCAAAATTGTCACTGATCGATCTGATGACAAGAAAATGCCCTATACCGTTCAATATCCGCTAACGGAATATGAAGCTTTCAATAACGCGGTAACGGCATATATAGAACAGTCAAAACAATATTACATAAGCATGATGCGCCTGCAGCAGGATTCAAAGAAATTAACAGGCGATCTAACGATAACAGTTGAAACATTCAAGCATAATCATTATTACTCCTTTGTTATAACGAATAAAACGATTTTAAATACCGAAGAGAAGCAAACAACAATTCAAACGTTTCTAATTGATTATGAAACAGGCGATCTGTTTGATATTCGTGATCTTTTAAATGAGGATTTAGAAAGCCTGAAAACTTTTGCAGCACATATCCAATCAGAAATTCTTAAAAATCCAACTTATAAAGAGTATGTATTAGAAAAGGAGCTCGCATTCGCTACCGAGCCAAAATGGCGTTTATTTAAACGTTTTGCATTAAAAGATGACTCCCTTTTCATTTACTTTAATGAAGGTGAAGTGGCAAAACCGGAAGCAGGTGTACCGGTAGTTGAAATTCCTTTATCATTCATCAACCCGCTTTTAGCATCTGATTTCCAAATAGCGATGCAATCCGAAAATACGATTATTCCTAGTGATAAGGGTTCATCAAAAAAACGGATCGCCCTTACGTTTGATGACGGTCCACACCCGGAAGTAACGAAACAGATTTTAGTCCTTCTGGAAAAGTACAATGCCAAGGCGACATTCTTTATGCTAGGTAGCCGGGCACAATATTATCCGGGCTTAGTACGTGAAGTGCTTGATAGCGGTCATGAACTCGGTAATCATACGTGGTCACATCCCGTTTTAACAAAAATGTCTCCTGCTGAAATTGAAAAGGAGTACAATTCCACAGAGGAAGCGATTATCCATGCAACGGGCGAAAATTCAACGGTTTTCCGTCCTCCATATGGGGCGATTAATGAGGAAATTCGTAACGCCATCCCATGTAAATCAGTTAACTGGACGATTGATACACTTGACTGGAAATACCGCGATTCAGAAAAGCTGTTCCCGATGGTGAAAGAGGTATTGCATAATAACGCGATCGTGTTAATGCATGACATTCATCAATCTACAGCAGATGGACTGGAGCCTGTCCTTGCATACTTACAAAAGGAAGGCTATGAATTTTTAACGGTTTCTGAAATTTTGCCGTATCATTAAAAGTAACTTAAAAAAAGAGTGGTGATTTTTAATCGCCACTCTTTTTGTGTTAATCCTCAAATGCTTGTACTTATTCCTCACTTGAGTGAAGTTAATCCTCACTTTTATTGGGATAATCCTCAGATGCTTGCACTTAATCCTCACTTGAGAGCAATTAATCCTCACTTCTCATTAGACCATACTCAAACGCTCAAATCACCTGACCTTTTACCCCTTGCTGTTCCAGTTCCTGACGTGCATGTTTTGCAAATTGTACCGCATGATTATTACGTCCGATTTGCGCCGTGTTGCACAGCTCATCCCAAAATAACCTCTTCATTTCGAATTGGTCACACTCGAGCAAGCAGAGCAGGCTTATTTTCAGCTGAAGCAACAGCGGCGGTTGTTAGAAACCCTTTTGAGAAACTAGACGTTTCTCAAAAATTCATGAATACCATCCGCAACCTCTCTTAAAACCTCGCCAACTTTTTTCCTCTTCAATGTTTAAAAAAAGTTAATAAAGGTTATAAACCACTATCGCGAAATAATTAAAATAAGAAATAGGAGATGGAAATTATGAGTTTTATTTGGTTCTTAATAATTGGCGGGGTTATCGGTTGGCTAGCAGGAGCAATTTTAGGTAAAGATGTCCCAGGTGGAATTATCGGTAATATTATCGCAGGTATTGTTGGTGCATGGATTGGTGGTATGCTTCTAGGAAGTTGGGGACCTAAAGTTTCTGATTTCTATATCGTCCCAGCTATCATAGGTGCAATTATACTTGTGTTCGTTGTAAGCTTTATTATGAAATCGATGCGTAGAGCTTCGTAACATTTATTTTTAAGTAAATCAGATATAAGTAATTTAAAGCGGTCCTTCCTAATATTGGGAGGACCGCTTTTTCATTTTTGATTCTCTAACCTCAAATTCCCCCATTAAACATTAACTGTAACTTTTTTGTAACCCTTTCTCCAGAACCATATCCTATTATTAAGATGCGTTATTATAAATTGCCCACCCCAAAAATAAAAAGCATAGAATGGAGAATTTATTATGAAAAAAATAACAATATTATTAATGGCCCTTGTTTTTATAGGAAGTATTTTCGTAATTAATAATGAAAATGCTCAAGCAGCGGATTTTGAACAAGCTTTTGCAAAGAAAACAATACTCGTAAAATCTGCGCCCGGTGAATCCTATAAAACGCTCGGTAAACTGAAAGCAAAAACTTCTGTGAAAGTATACGGTGGTGTTCCAATCGGTACGGATCAGAAAGACTCATCGAACGCTGATCAATATGGCTGGTCAAAAATTATGTATAAAGGCAAATATGCATATGTACCAACACATGAACTAAAATTTGAGCATCCATCAGCATGGGCGCCGAGTGTGAAAGCGAAAGCCATCGCCGAAATCAAGGAACAATTTGTTTCGAAGAACGATAAAATACGTTTAGTGTACGACAAAAATTCTTACTATGAAGTGTTTATCCAGAAGGATGGCAAAGGTGAGTATCAATATTTAGTCTACATCAATTGTAAAACCGGCTGGTGGCACGGGTGAATTCGTTCTAGAACCGGTTTAAAGGTAATAAGTGGTGTTACCCCGAATATATTAGATTACCTATCCATAGGTTGTTTCCCGGAGGTGAGCTGAAACTTATATTAGAACAAAAGTTTGGTTATTAGAAAATCTCGCTTCGATATTAGAAGATCAGGAAGCGATATTAGATAATCGGCAACACTTATTAGATGAAGCGCGAGATATATTAGAAAATCGAAAGTTTATTAGAAGAAATAAAAATATATTAGAACATTTTAAGATTTATTAGAACTTCCAGCTGCCAGCACCGCCTCACGTTTTGAAACTAAAACGATTTTACTGTTCTCTTAGTTTATAAAGGTTTAAAGCTAACGCATAAGTTTTTGACTAAACGAAAAGAGGAAGCAAAATGAAAACGAAATGGCTTTTGAGTAGTAGTGCCGTGATAATGGGTTTGGTGGGGTTGGCAGGAACATTTATTCCCGAAGAAATTTCAAAAATATTAGGGATTGCCTCTACCCCTGTTACTCTGATTCTTTTGCAAATCATCGGTGGACTATATTTAGGATTCGCAATGTTAAACTGGTTCACACGTTCCGCCCTAATCGGAGGCATCTATAACAAACCCGTCGTATTAGGAAATCTGATGCATTGTATCGTTGTCTTTTTTGCCCTAATCCGTCAGTTGGCGGAGCAGTTTCATTTCTTACTCTTAATTTTGACATTAATTTATTTTGGGTTTGCCGTCTGGTTTACATTAGTTATGCGCTCGAACCCTTTAAGCAATCAATCAAAAATGCCTGTTTAACTTAGTAAACTCTTTAGCATTAAAAGGACCAAACACAAGTATGTTTGGTCCTTAAATTCATTTATCTGTTTTCATTTTATAACTCCTGTCTTAACGCCTGCATTACTTCAATTTTCGTTGCTTTACGTGCCGGGCGCAAACCTGAAA
The sequence above is drawn from the Solibacillus isronensis genome and encodes:
- a CDS encoding sensor domain-containing protein, which translates into the protein MTKEQIYSTSTEPLLDTPFPSFVLLPNGTLVHGNLRQLDYPTQETKELIGNSIHDTLFSEVGDYVIESILTSSVTLCLHNIPLSLKGQSSKTCTLYTKPTVYGKKEAIFVLCIPNEEVRLMDEEQQHLVDLKNGIHQSFMTVTLDQDGFITQTNQPFLTASRWTPKRVIGKTLWQLFPQNPESEKVVLEIWKTLQNGQVWQGEVEKLTKDEQLYWVHLTAIPMMGQTSEKNEYLLIERNITKEKKIQFQLEKIAYIDTETGMMNVHRLEKIIGEMIEEERHFSFVYLSIDKFYTIKDLHDGVAGNSLILEFTKRMKMYFQDSTMARINESEFVVITPLPEWFTQGFLNYLQQNPIYSGNVAVPLSLSGGITRFPEDQMTFSQLMKASLATIASVRSAGGDSIVSLSKSSHAALNRRSIVEKRLLLALDQKNLHVLYQPQLDLRSGKITAVEALVRWDDEEIGAVSPDELIPIAEETGLINNIGSFMLEKACEQAVLWKNAGHPIKVSINSSVREFRDKNMAKSILETLDRTGCPANLLQIEITEKFALEAEAETGIIKQMRTLENEGIVFALDDFGTGYGSFRYMQLLPISILKIDQTFIRSLKSEKNQQLVNGMVQLGKSMNLTVVAEGVETEEQMQFLTGIGCEVIQGYFVSKPSSTEEISSLLG
- a CDS encoding threonine/serine exporter family protein, whose protein sequence is MEHVLAQIVISFIATACFGVIFNAPIKTIPACGFVGAVGWAVYYVLFESGLDDVRASFLGAFVVSLVAYFFARKFRMPMIIFSVSGIIPLVPGGIAYSTMRNVMELDYIAGLENGMRAFMISGAIAMGLVFAEVMMQIILRIMRKGRTSIQSFTKVKKRSS
- a CDS encoding threonine/serine exporter family protein, with product MNAENTELALDCFLLAGRIMIESGAETYRVEDTMLRMARSQNMMNAQSYVTPTGIIFSLGKTQPTQITSIPTRITDLHRIVLVNNVSRKLTSQMITLEQAYDELKKIEKTNYFLPISVQVLAACLASSAFLLLFEGTISDIPAAFVAGGVGLYIVTILHNMTRVKFFSEFLASVGVGAIAYLAVHFNVGTEIDKIIIGSVMPLVPGLLITNAVRDLMAGHFTAGMAKGAEAFLTAFAIGSGVALVLSL
- a CDS encoding polysaccharide deacetylase family protein, translated to MTNPYRKRRGPWIDLLLIGAIGFLGAIIVFLTFLSDDPIFRPSDKTSAKEHTITEEASKFPGVKIVTDRSDDKKMPYTVQYPLTEYEAFNNAVTAYIEQSKQYYISMMRLQQDSKKLTGDLTITVETFKHNHYYSFVITNKTILNTEEKQTTIQTFLIDYETGDLFDIRDLLNEDLESLKTFAAHIQSEILKNPTYKEYVLEKELAFATEPKWRLFKRFALKDDSLFIYFNEGEVAKPEAGVPVVEIPLSFINPLLASDFQIAMQSENTIIPSDKGSSKKRIALTFDDGPHPEVTKQILVLLEKYNAKATFFMLGSRAQYYPGLVREVLDSGHELGNHTWSHPVLTKMSPAEIEKEYNSTEEAIIHATGENSTVFRPPYGAINEEIRNAIPCKSVNWTIDTLDWKYRDSEKLFPMVKEVLHNNAIVLMHDIHQSTADGLEPVLAYLQKEGYEFLTVSEILPYH
- a CDS encoding GlsB/YeaQ/YmgE family stress response membrane protein, whose product is MSFIWFLIIGGVIGWLAGAILGKDVPGGIIGNIIAGIVGAWIGGMLLGSWGPKVSDFYIVPAIIGAIILVFVVSFIMKSMRRAS
- a CDS encoding multidrug DMT transporter permease, with amino-acid sequence MKTKWLLSSSAVIMGLVGLAGTFIPEEISKILGIASTPVTLILLQIIGGLYLGFAMLNWFTRSALIGGIYNKPVVLGNLMHCIVVFFALIRQLAEQFHFLLLILTLIYFGFAVWFTLVMRSNPLSNQSKMPV